In Gulosibacter molinativorax, a single window of DNA contains:
- the rbfA gene encoding 30S ribosome-binding factor RbfA, with the protein MTDNGRAARLADRIKVLVAKILERGIRDPRLGFVTLTDVRVTGDLQHATIFYTVYGTDEERKSSAVALKRATGRIRSEVGKNLNIRLVPTLEFVHDALPENAAHLDDLLAKAREQDAAVAREREGKSYAGDENPYETEEDS; encoded by the coding sequence GTGACTGATAACGGCCGCGCAGCGCGTCTGGCCGACCGCATCAAGGTGCTGGTGGCGAAGATTCTCGAGCGTGGGATCCGCGATCCCCGCTTGGGCTTCGTCACCCTCACCGATGTGCGAGTGACCGGCGACCTGCAGCACGCGACGATCTTCTACACCGTGTACGGCACGGACGAGGAGCGAAAGAGCTCGGCCGTTGCGCTCAAGCGCGCGACCGGGCGCATCCGCTCGGAGGTCGGCAAGAACCTCAACATTCGACTCGTGCCGACCCTCGAGTTCGTCCACGACGCTCTCCCCGAGAACGCCGCTCACCTCGACGATCTGCTCGCGAAGGCTCGCGAGCAGGACGCCGCTGTGGCGCGTGAACGCGAGGGGAAGTCCTACGCGGGCGACGAGAACCCATACGAGACCGAGGAAGACAGCTAG
- the infB gene encoding translation initiation factor IF-2, translating to MAKPRVHEIAAELGVESKVVLSTLQEMGEFVKTASSSVEPPVARRLRDEFKRRAAAGEGSSNDAPAAAAPEKSQAAPAQPAAKPAATPGAPKPGQRAAAPKPGQKPAPTPGQRSAAPKPGQKPAPKPAQKSGAPKPAAQTEQRPRSGVAPTPTPAAAAETPAAPPTRSSVAPTPTPSDKDAQGQAPKPGRASAPKPGASAPKPGQGAPKPGQDSNKPSPNAMPRPRGPRPGNNPYASAQGMGRPRGGNNPFSSKQGGGPGQRQGAPRPGGSGGAGGSAPKPGTSPRPSAPRPGQPRVLPGERPQGPNRGRGGAGGGGGRPGAGGGGFTTARPGGAPAGGGGGGRGGGRRGGTAGAFGRGGSKSKARKSKRTKRAEFELREAPSIGGVKVPRGNGDTPIRLRRGASISDFADKINASPGDLVTVLFHLGEMATATESLDEATFEILGEELGYRIEVVSPEDEDRELLEDFDIDLEGEEAEESDDDLEPRPPVVTVMGHVDHGKTRLLDAIRRADVGAGEAGGITQHIGAYQVWGEHDGVRRAITFIDTPGHEAFTQMRARGANVTDVAILVVAADDGIMPQTIEALNHAQSANVPIVVAVNKIDVEGANPQKVRSQLTEYGLIAEEFGGDTMFVDVSAKQGDGIHELIDSVLLTADASLDLRANPNKDARGTAIEAKLDRGRGSVATVLIQSGTLRVGDSIVAGTAHGRVRAMSDENGDAVEAAGPSRPVQVQGLSSVPRAGDTFIVTDDDRTARQIAEKREAVERNAQLAKARKRMSLEDFTRALEEGKVQSLNLILKGDASGAVEALEDSLLKIEVDDTVQLRIIHRAVGAISESDVDLATIDNAVIIGFNVRPDQKARAKASSEGVDIRFYSVIYDAIEDIEKSLKGMLEPEYEEVQSGVAEIREIFRSSKFGNIAGCLVQSGTITRNAKARILRDGVVVADGLAIESLRRFKDDVTEVREGFECGIGLGKFNDLQIGDEIETTEMVEKPRD from the coding sequence GTGGCAAAACCACGCGTACATGAGATCGCCGCCGAACTAGGCGTCGAATCGAAGGTCGTTCTATCGACCTTGCAGGAAATGGGCGAGTTCGTGAAGACGGCTTCGTCCAGTGTCGAGCCCCCGGTCGCCCGTCGCCTCCGCGACGAGTTCAAGCGACGCGCCGCAGCCGGCGAGGGCTCGTCAAACGATGCACCGGCCGCTGCCGCACCGGAGAAGTCGCAGGCGGCTCCGGCCCAGCCCGCGGCAAAGCCGGCCGCAACCCCGGGTGCACCGAAGCCAGGCCAGCGCGCCGCGGCTCCGAAGCCCGGCCAGAAGCCAGCGCCGACTCCGGGTCAGCGTTCCGCGGCTCCGAAGCCCGGCCAGAAGCCCGCGCCCAAGCCCGCGCAGAAGTCTGGCGCACCGAAGCCCGCTGCGCAGACCGAACAGCGTCCGCGCTCGGGCGTCGCACCGACCCCGACTCCGGCCGCGGCCGCGGAGACCCCGGCAGCACCGCCGACTCGCTCGTCGGTCGCGCCGACTCCGACCCCGTCGGACAAGGATGCTCAGGGTCAGGCACCAAAGCCCGGCCGCGCCTCGGCTCCCAAGCCTGGCGCGTCGGCACCGAAGCCGGGCCAGGGCGCACCGAAGCCCGGCCAGGACTCGAATAAGCCAAGCCCGAACGCGATGCCGCGCCCGCGCGGACCGCGCCCCGGCAACAACCCCTACGCATCCGCGCAGGGAATGGGCCGTCCCCGCGGCGGCAACAACCCGTTCAGCTCGAAGCAGGGCGGCGGCCCCGGCCAGCGCCAGGGTGCTCCGCGCCCGGGCGGCTCAGGTGGCGCGGGTGGCAGTGCCCCCAAGCCCGGCACGAGCCCGCGCCCCTCGGCACCGCGCCCAGGTCAGCCGCGCGTACTTCCCGGTGAGCGCCCACAGGGCCCGAACCGCGGTCGCGGCGGTGCTGGTGGCGGCGGCGGTCGTCCCGGCGCTGGTGGCGGCGGCTTCACCACTGCGCGTCCCGGCGGCGCGCCTGCCGGTGGTGGCGGTGGCGGTCGCGGCGGTGGTCGTCGCGGCGGTACCGCTGGCGCCTTCGGTCGCGGCGGTAGCAAGTCCAAGGCACGAAAGTCGAAGCGGACGAAGCGGGCAGAATTTGAGCTGCGGGAGGCACCGTCGATTGGCGGCGTCAAGGTACCTCGCGGTAACGGCGACACCCCGATTCGCCTGCGTCGCGGCGCATCCATCTCGGACTTCGCCGACAAGATCAATGCATCGCCCGGTGACCTCGTAACTGTGCTGTTCCACCTCGGTGAGATGGCAACCGCAACCGAGTCGCTCGATGAGGCCACGTTCGAGATCCTCGGTGAAGAGCTCGGCTACCGCATCGAAGTTGTCTCGCCCGAGGATGAAGACCGCGAGCTGCTCGAGGACTTCGACATCGACCTCGAGGGTGAAGAGGCAGAGGAATCGGATGACGACCTCGAGCCGCGCCCGCCGGTCGTGACCGTCATGGGTCACGTCGACCACGGTAAGACCCGACTGCTCGACGCGATTCGTCGTGCCGACGTGGGCGCCGGTGAAGCCGGTGGCATCACGCAGCACATCGGTGCGTACCAGGTGTGGGGCGAGCACGACGGCGTTCGCCGCGCGATCACCTTCATCGACACCCCGGGTCACGAGGCCTTCACGCAGATGCGTGCTCGTGGTGCGAACGTCACCGACGTCGCGATCCTCGTGGTCGCCGCGGACGACGGCATCATGCCTCAGACGATTGAGGCGTTGAACCACGCACAGTCGGCCAATGTGCCGATCGTCGTCGCGGTCAACAAGATCGACGTCGAGGGTGCCAACCCGCAGAAGGTTCGTTCGCAGCTGACCGAGTACGGTCTCATCGCCGAAGAGTTCGGCGGCGACACCATGTTTGTCGACGTGTCGGCAAAGCAGGGTGACGGCATCCACGAGCTCATCGACTCGGTGCTGCTTACCGCTGACGCATCGCTCGACCTGCGCGCCAACCCGAACAAGGATGCGCGTGGTACGGCAATCGAGGCGAAGCTCGACCGCGGTCGTGGCTCGGTCGCGACCGTGCTCATCCAGTCGGGTACGCTGCGCGTCGGTGACTCGATCGTCGCTGGTACGGCCCACGGTCGTGTGCGTGCGATGTCGGATGAGAACGGTGACGCGGTCGAGGCCGCAGGGCCCTCGCGTCCGGTACAGGTACAGGGCCTCAGCTCGGTACCTCGCGCCGGTGACACCTTTATCGTTACCGACGATGACCGCACCGCACGCCAGATCGCCGAGAAGCGCGAGGCCGTTGAGCGTAACGCTCAGCTCGCGAAGGCTCGCAAGCGCATGTCGCTTGAGGACTTCACCCGCGCGCTCGAAGAGGGCAAGGTCCAGTCGCTCAACCTCATCCTTAAGGGTGACGCCTCCGGTGCCGTCGAGGCGCTCGAGGACTCGCTCCTCAAGATCGAGGTGGACGACACCGTTCAGCTGCGGATCATCCACCGTGCGGTGGGTGCGATCAGCGAGTCGGACGTCGACCTCGCGACCATCGACAACGCGGTGATCATCGGCTTCAACGTTCGACCCGACCAGAAGGCGCGCGCGAAGGCCTCGTCGGAAGGCGTCGACATCCGCTTCTACTCGGTCATCTACGACGCGATCGAGGACATCGAGAAGTCCCTCAAGGGCATGCTCGAGCCCGAGTACGAAGAGGTCCAGTCCGGTGTGGCGGAGATCCGCGAGATCTTCCGCTCGTCCAAGTTCGGCAACATCGCCGGCTGTCTCGTGCAGTCGGGGACGATCACCCGCAACGCGAAGGCGCGCATCCTGCGCGACGGCGTTGTGGTGGCCGACGGACTTGCGATCGAGTCGCTGCGCCGCTTCAAGGACGACGTGACCGAGGTCCGCGAAGGCTTCGAGTGCGGTATCGGCCTCGGCAAGTTCAACGACCTGCAGATCGGTGACGAGATCGAGACGACCGAAATGGTGGAGAAGCCTCGTGACTGA
- a CDS encoding YlxR family protein, giving the protein MGQVRTCISCRSLAPRSELTRIVVVEGKLLVDREASQPGRGAWLHPKLECVNNALERRAFRRALRIRDADDTDVRKYAALLAEAPASAQTAKVVDRTMDQS; this is encoded by the coding sequence ATGGGTCAAGTGCGAACGTGCATCAGCTGCCGATCGCTCGCCCCAAGGTCAGAACTCACGCGCATTGTCGTAGTTGAGGGCAAGCTCCTGGTAGACCGGGAAGCTAGCCAACCTGGCCGCGGGGCATGGCTGCATCCGAAGCTCGAATGCGTGAATAACGCACTCGAGCGGCGGGCCTTCCGAAGGGCCTTGCGAATCAGGGATGCGGACGACACCGACGTACGGAAGTACGCCGCACTATTGGCCGAGGCGCCCGCCTCGGCTCAGACAGCAAAGGTTGTTGATCGGACTATGGACCAATCATGA
- the nusA gene encoding transcription termination factor NusA, which produces MKIDLAVLRMLEREREIPFEELASILEQAILTAYQKHTTQEAGQTPPPEGSRVHLDRKTGEVNILVPELDEDGEQIGEAIEEPEDFGRIAAAAAKQVINIRLREHGDDKVLGEFRGREGDILAGVVQQGPNPRMIHVDLGSVEGILPPEEQVPGEDYSHGTRLRVFVTKVERGLRGPQITVSRTHPGLVRKLFAHEVPEIADGVVEIVSLAREAGHRSKVAVRANVEGINAKGACIGELGARVRAVTNELSGEKIDVVDYSPDLATFVANALSPAKVSSAFVLDEKSKAVRALVPDFQLSLAIGKEGQNARLAAKLTGARIDIQPDSILEDSE; this is translated from the coding sequence ATGAAGATTGACCTGGCAGTACTACGAATGCTCGAACGCGAGCGAGAGATCCCGTTCGAAGAACTCGCCTCGATCCTCGAACAGGCCATCCTGACGGCATATCAGAAGCACACCACCCAGGAAGCCGGTCAGACTCCGCCGCCCGAGGGTTCGCGCGTGCACCTCGACCGAAAGACCGGTGAGGTGAACATCCTCGTGCCCGAGCTTGACGAAGACGGCGAACAGATCGGCGAGGCGATCGAGGAGCCCGAGGACTTCGGGCGAATCGCGGCCGCCGCTGCGAAGCAGGTCATCAACATCCGACTCCGCGAGCACGGCGACGACAAGGTCCTCGGCGAGTTCCGTGGTCGCGAAGGCGACATCCTGGCGGGCGTGGTTCAGCAGGGTCCCAACCCGCGCATGATCCACGTCGACCTCGGCTCGGTCGAGGGGATCCTGCCGCCCGAGGAACAGGTCCCGGGTGAGGACTACTCGCACGGCACGCGCCTGCGCGTGTTCGTGACCAAGGTGGAACGCGGGCTGCGCGGGCCGCAGATCACCGTGTCGCGGACCCACCCGGGGCTTGTGCGCAAGCTGTTCGCTCACGAGGTTCCCGAGATCGCGGATGGCGTAGTCGAGATCGTCTCGCTCGCGCGCGAGGCCGGGCATCGCTCGAAGGTCGCGGTGCGCGCCAACGTCGAGGGCATCAACGCCAAGGGTGCATGCATCGGTGAACTCGGCGCGCGTGTGCGCGCCGTGACGAATGAGCTCTCCGGCGAAAAGATCGACGTCGTCGATTACTCGCCCGACCTCGCTACGTTCGTGGCGAACGCGCTCAGCCCTGCGAAGGTGTCGAGTGCGTTCGTGCTCGACGAGAAGTCGAAGGCCGTGCGGGCGCTCGTGCCCGATTTCCAGCTGTCGCTGGCGATCGGCAAAGAGGGGCAGAACGCGCGACTCGCCGCGAAGCTCACCGGCGCGCGCATTGATATTCAGCCGGATAGCATTCTCGAGGACTCCGAATAG
- a CDS encoding proline--tRNA ligase, which yields MAGVIDRLTTLFVRTLREDPADAEVASHRLLVRAGYIRRQAPGIFAWLPLGLKVKNKVEAIVREEMARAGAQEMIFPALFAAETYEATGRLSDFGDSMFRLEDRKGSPMVLAPTHEEAFTGVVKDLYSSYKDLPLTIYQIQDKFRDEARPRAGLLRGRQFTMKDAYSFDIDDAGLDESYQKQRDAYERIFQRLGLEYVIVDAQAGAMGGSKSEEFLHATEVGEDTFVESAGGYAANVEAYVSTQAPARDASAEGPATTFATPGASTIAALVEVANQDLAGEKAWTAADTLKHVVLALVDHEGNREVIVVAVEGDREADLGRIEAAFSPREVEIANEDDLKRHPQLVPGYIGPWLDGRQVLGAEGEWGIPYYLDARIGEGSNWIAGANAADTHVHSLVLGRDFVPDGRIEAADVRDGDPAPDGSGPVTTKRGTEIGHVFQLGRKYAEAMDLRVLDRNGKLVVVTMGSYGIGVTRDLALVAEQNHDDCGLIWPEAVAPYDVHVVATGKGGVPFQVAEQLATEVEAAGLEVLLDDRPKESPGVKFGDAELIGVPWILIAGRGAADGIVELWNRRTNERTQVEIAEAVPTLLAAREVSLEAAAQKVR from the coding sequence ATGGCTGGCGTGATTGATCGCCTAACTACGTTGTTCGTTCGCACGCTGCGGGAAGACCCGGCGGATGCGGAAGTTGCCAGCCACCGACTGCTCGTGCGCGCGGGGTATATCCGCCGCCAAGCTCCGGGAATTTTCGCGTGGCTACCACTCGGCCTGAAGGTCAAGAACAAGGTAGAAGCGATCGTCCGCGAGGAGATGGCGCGCGCCGGGGCGCAGGAAATGATCTTCCCCGCGCTGTTCGCCGCCGAGACGTACGAGGCGACGGGCCGACTGAGCGACTTCGGCGACTCGATGTTCCGCCTCGAGGATCGCAAGGGTTCGCCGATGGTGCTCGCGCCCACGCACGAGGAAGCGTTCACGGGGGTCGTGAAGGACCTCTACTCGTCCTACAAGGACCTCCCGCTGACGATTTACCAGATCCAGGACAAGTTCCGCGACGAGGCGCGCCCTCGCGCGGGCCTGCTGCGCGGCCGCCAGTTCACGATGAAGGATGCCTACTCATTCGACATCGACGACGCCGGTCTCGACGAGAGCTACCAGAAGCAGCGCGACGCATACGAGCGCATCTTCCAGCGCCTCGGCCTCGAGTACGTGATTGTGGATGCGCAGGCCGGCGCGATGGGCGGGTCGAAGTCCGAGGAGTTCCTGCACGCCACCGAAGTCGGCGAGGACACCTTCGTGGAGTCGGCCGGCGGCTACGCGGCGAACGTTGAGGCGTACGTCTCGACACAGGCACCGGCTCGCGACGCATCCGCGGAAGGCCCCGCGACGACGTTCGCCACCCCGGGTGCGAGCACGATCGCCGCGCTAGTCGAGGTCGCGAACCAGGACCTCGCGGGGGAGAAGGCGTGGACCGCAGCCGACACCCTCAAGCACGTCGTCCTGGCGCTCGTCGATCACGAGGGCAACCGCGAGGTCATCGTGGTTGCCGTCGAGGGCGACCGCGAGGCCGACCTAGGCCGAATCGAGGCGGCGTTCTCGCCGCGCGAGGTCGAGATCGCGAACGAAGACGACCTGAAACGCCACCCGCAGCTCGTGCCGGGCTACATCGGTCCGTGGCTGGATGGCCGCCAGGTGCTCGGAGCCGAGGGCGAATGGGGCATTCCGTACTACCTCGACGCGCGCATCGGCGAGGGCTCGAACTGGATCGCTGGGGCGAACGCCGCGGATACCCACGTCCACAGCCTCGTACTGGGTCGCGACTTCGTCCCCGATGGCCGCATCGAAGCAGCGGATGTGCGCGATGGCGACCCTGCCCCCGACGGTTCGGGCCCGGTGACCACCAAGCGCGGGACCGAGATCGGTCACGTGTTCCAGCTCGGCCGCAAGTATGCCGAGGCCATGGACCTGCGGGTGCTCGATCGCAATGGCAAACTCGTCGTCGTCACCATGGGCTCCTACGGCATTGGCGTCACGCGCGATCTCGCGCTCGTCGCCGAGCAGAACCACGACGACTGTGGGCTCATCTGGCCTGAGGCCGTCGCGCCCTACGACGTGCACGTCGTCGCGACCGGAAAGGGCGGGGTGCCATTCCAGGTGGCCGAGCAACTCGCCACGGAGGTTGAAGCAGCCGGGCTGGAAGTGCTGCTGGATGACCGTCCCAAGGAATCGCCGGGCGTCAAGTTCGGCGACGCCGAGCTCATCGGCGTGCCGTGGATTCTCATCGCGGGTCGCGGCGCCGCCGATGGAATCGTCGAGCTGTGGAACCGTCGCACCAACGAGCGCACCCAGGTTGAGATTGCCGAGGCGGTTCCCACGCTGCTCGCAGCTCGTGAGGTATCCTTAGAGGCTGCTGCGCAGAAGGTCCGCTGA
- a CDS encoding vWA domain-containing protein, whose translation MTFNPMLPAWALVLIGIVLLAWVGYSLALASRATRMRWVLRGVMVLALIAALFRPGIGAVPTEVADESVDVLFVVDNSASAAAEDWNGTEPRFEGMKTDVVALAQQHPGARYSIVSFGSAAVQRLPFTTDATALQQSLDTMYPEEVRFASGTSIGAAAELVADILDSASTEYPDRVRVVYYLGDGEHTAEAGPESFGDSAGLIQGGAVFGYGTADGGRMREYDRYGTTGSYVRKNEGGDAVSQIDEEALQTIAGELNVSYQHRTAADQPVAAKVDPGRGQSLDSESTLRTTFPLYWIFALVVLAVLLTEVWALGRAAAELRDAREQLE comes from the coding sequence ATGACCTTCAATCCGATGCTGCCCGCCTGGGCGCTCGTCCTGATCGGCATCGTGCTCCTCGCCTGGGTCGGCTATAGCCTCGCCCTGGCCAGTCGCGCCACACGGATGCGCTGGGTGCTTCGCGGAGTCATGGTGCTCGCGCTCATCGCGGCGCTTTTCCGCCCCGGCATCGGTGCGGTGCCGACCGAGGTGGCCGACGAATCGGTCGACGTGCTGTTTGTCGTCGATAACTCGGCCTCCGCCGCGGCGGAGGACTGGAACGGCACCGAGCCGCGGTTCGAGGGCATGAAGACGGATGTGGTCGCCCTCGCGCAGCAGCATCCGGGTGCGCGCTACTCGATCGTGAGCTTCGGCTCGGCCGCGGTGCAGCGGTTGCCATTCACGACCGACGCGACCGCGTTGCAGCAGTCGCTCGACACGATGTATCCCGAGGAAGTGCGCTTCGCATCCGGCACCTCGATTGGTGCTGCCGCCGAGCTCGTCGCGGATATCCTCGACAGCGCCTCGACCGAATACCCCGACCGCGTGCGCGTCGTCTACTACCTCGGCGACGGCGAACACACGGCCGAGGCCGGCCCGGAATCCTTCGGGGATTCCGCGGGGCTCATTCAGGGCGGCGCCGTGTTCGGCTACGGCACGGCCGACGGCGGCAGGATGCGCGAATACGATCGCTACGGCACTACCGGATCGTACGTGCGGAAAAACGAGGGCGGCGACGCGGTATCGCAGATCGATGAGGAGGCGCTCCAGACGATTGCGGGCGAGCTCAACGTGTCGTATCAGCACCGCACGGCGGCCGACCAGCCGGTTGCGGCCAAAGTTGATCCGGGCCGCGGGCAGAGCCTCGATAGCGAGTCGACGCTGCGCACCACGTTCCCGCTCTATTGGATCTTCGCGCTCGTCGTGCTCGCGGTGCTTCTGACCGAGGTCTGGGCGCTCGGCCGCGCGGCTGCCGAGCTTCGCGACGCGAGGGAGCAACTCGAATGA
- a CDS encoding VWA domain-containing protein yields the protein MALAYWWLPFLVAAIVVVLAVVVFVWEPKRKRGGVPIANSERLTKLPGYLKAIDRANAAAIVAAVVVIALIGVTTMASARWVYTKVETPEKYNRDIVLCLDVSGSMVDFDARVIDRYLEMLPGFEGERMSLVLWNSSAVPVFPLTDDYRFIEEQLTQVRDSMLTGVNSSYFNSGTLNNAGASLVGDGLASCVMQFEGASPSEGGQPVDDDRSRSVILATDNVVNGSQTVSLPQAAEFARQHFVNVYALDANDMGDAYAAEYRNVIESHDGQYFSLEDDGAIDTIVDDITSDQTNKIEGAPQLLVIDRPETWLWWMLILVPVYLVFARRLRI from the coding sequence ATGGCGCTAGCGTACTGGTGGCTGCCGTTCCTCGTCGCGGCGATCGTCGTGGTCCTCGCGGTCGTGGTGTTCGTGTGGGAACCGAAGCGAAAGCGCGGGGGAGTGCCCATCGCGAACTCCGAGCGACTCACGAAACTGCCGGGCTACCTCAAGGCGATCGACCGGGCCAATGCGGCCGCGATCGTGGCGGCGGTCGTCGTGATCGCGCTGATCGGCGTGACGACGATGGCGAGTGCCCGATGGGTCTACACGAAGGTTGAGACGCCCGAGAAATACAATCGCGACATCGTGCTGTGCCTCGACGTCTCGGGGTCGATGGTGGACTTCGACGCGCGGGTCATTGACAGGTATCTCGAGATGCTGCCGGGCTTCGAAGGCGAGCGCATGTCGCTCGTGCTGTGGAACTCATCCGCGGTGCCGGTGTTCCCGCTGACCGACGACTACCGGTTCATCGAGGAGCAGCTGACCCAGGTGCGCGACTCGATGCTCACGGGCGTCAACTCCTCCTACTTCAACTCGGGCACGCTGAACAACGCTGGCGCATCGCTCGTGGGCGACGGGCTCGCCTCGTGCGTCATGCAGTTCGAGGGGGCATCGCCCTCGGAGGGCGGGCAGCCGGTCGACGACGACCGCTCGCGCTCGGTGATCCTCGCGACCGATAATGTGGTCAACGGCTCCCAGACGGTCTCGCTGCCCCAGGCGGCGGAGTTCGCCCGGCAACACTTCGTCAATGTCTACGCGCTCGACGCGAACGACATGGGCGACGCCTACGCCGCCGAGTACCGCAACGTGATCGAGTCGCACGACGGCCAGTACTTCTCGCTCGAAGACGACGGCGCGATCGACACGATCGTCGACGACATCACGAGCGATCAGACCAATAAGATCGAGGGCGCCCCGCAGCTGCTCGTGATCGACCGGCCCGAAACCTGGCTCTGGTGGATGCTCATCCTGGTTCCCGTGTACCTCGTGTTCGCGAGGAGGCTGCGCATATGA
- a CDS encoding DUF58 domain-containing protein: MTQPVSPVTGSLLTRVKSRLYLRSRRKATHLLDGHYASIHRGRSLDFDDLREYVPGDAVADIDWKASARAQTTLIRRWADERRHRVMFIVDTGRNMAAHSLGGDLKRDIAVTVTGTLGYLAVRHGDEVGLIAGDSSTVRARPFRSSEAALERMLRDIHDDSSLQSPVSSTEALLDRARATLRHRSLVVVVTDEIDLSERLEAQIVALSAQHELVWVEVLDADPTAMVQGQGRVFDVDGEWQMPSMLRDNSRLRREFAEQYATRRERMRELLEHRGVSVARIGRHEDAVPQLLRALKARQHARR, translated from the coding sequence GTGACGCAGCCCGTCTCACCCGTGACTGGGTCACTCCTGACCCGAGTGAAGTCGCGTCTCTACCTTCGCTCGCGGCGCAAGGCGACACACCTCCTCGACGGCCACTACGCGTCGATTCACCGTGGCCGCAGCCTCGATTTCGACGACCTGCGCGAGTATGTTCCGGGGGATGCGGTGGCCGACATCGACTGGAAAGCCTCGGCCCGCGCGCAGACCACGCTGATTCGTCGCTGGGCGGATGAACGGCGCCACCGCGTGATGTTCATCGTGGACACGGGCCGCAACATGGCGGCGCACTCGCTCGGCGGCGACCTCAAGCGCGACATCGCCGTCACCGTGACCGGAACGCTCGGGTACCTCGCGGTCCGCCACGGCGACGAGGTCGGCCTCATCGCGGGTGATTCCTCGACGGTGCGCGCCCGGCCCTTCCGCAGCAGCGAGGCCGCGCTCGAGCGGATGCTGCGCGACATTCACGACGACTCCTCGCTCCAGTCGCCGGTCTCGTCCACCGAGGCCCTCCTCGACCGCGCGCGGGCGACGCTGCGGCACCGTTCGCTGGTTGTGGTGGTGACCGACGAGATCGACCTTTCGGAGCGACTCGAGGCGCAGATTGTCGCGCTTTCGGCGCAGCACGAGCTCGTCTGGGTCGAGGTGCTGGATGCCGACCCGACCGCCATGGTGCAGGGACAGGGTCGAGTATTCGACGTCGACGGGGAATGGCAGATGCCGTCCATGCTGCGCGACAACTCGCGCCTGCGCCGCGAGTTCGCCGAGCAGTACGCGACCCGACGCGAGCGCATGCGCGAGCTGCTCGAGCATCGCGGTGTGTCGGTCGCGCGCATCGGTCGCCACGAGGATGCGGTGCCGCAGCTCCTGCGCGCGCTGAAGGCGAGGCAGCATGCTCGCCGCTGA
- a CDS encoding AAA family ATPase, which translates to MTSPRQRITPAELASAKEVIGDIVQAFSGKVVGQLQLRETLLIALLTGGHVLLESVPGLAKTTAAEALAASIGGSFRRIQCTPDLLPSDIIGTQIYDAQRNEFVTKLGPVHANFVLLDEVNRSSAKTQSAMLEAMQERQTTIGGERFPLPKPFLVIATQNPIEQEGTYVLAEAQLDRFMLKDVLDYPTPAEEAEILRRIDAGVFEEEQEPVASLENILDLQALTKRVYVDPAITEYIVSLTYVTRHVEQYLEPELARLVEVGASPRAAINLTAGARAAALLQGRDHVIPEDVRRLGHRILRHRTLLSYEAEATGVTPERIVDAVFASVRTP; encoded by the coding sequence ATGACTTCACCACGCCAGCGGATTACGCCTGCAGAACTTGCCTCAGCGAAAGAGGTCATCGGCGATATCGTGCAGGCCTTCAGCGGCAAGGTCGTGGGCCAATTGCAACTGCGCGAGACGCTACTCATTGCGCTGCTGACGGGCGGCCACGTGCTGCTCGAGTCGGTGCCGGGGCTCGCGAAGACGACCGCGGCCGAGGCACTCGCCGCTTCGATCGGCGGGTCGTTCCGGCGCATCCAGTGCACCCCCGATCTGTTGCCGAGCGACATCATTGGCACGCAGATCTATGACGCGCAGCGCAATGAGTTCGTCACGAAGCTCGGCCCGGTGCACGCGAACTTCGTGCTGCTCGATGAGGTCAACCGCTCGAGCGCGAAGACGCAATCCGCCATGCTCGAGGCGATGCAGGAGCGCCAGACGACGATCGGCGGCGAGCGCTTCCCGCTGCCCAAGCCGTTCCTCGTCATCGCAACCCAGAACCCTATCGAGCAGGAAGGCACCTACGTCCTCGCCGAGGCGCAGCTCGACCGCTTCATGCTCAAGGATGTCCTCGACTATCCGACGCCCGCCGAGGAGGCCGAGATTCTCCGGCGCATCGACGCTGGGGTATTCGAAGAGGAACAGGAACCGGTCGCCTCGCTCGAGAACATCCTCGACCTCCAGGCACTCACCAAGCGCGTCTACGTCGACCCCGCGATCACCGAGTACATCGTGTCGCTGACCTACGTGACCCGTCACGTCGAGCAGTACCTCGAACCCGAGCTCGCCCGGCTGGTCGAGGTGGGTGCATCGCCGCGCGCCGCGATTAACCTCACCGCGGGCGCGCGGGCGGCGGCGCTCCTGCAGGGTCGCGACCACGTCATCCCCGAGGATGTCCGCCGGCTCGGCCACCGCATCCTGCGCCACCGCACGCTGCTGAGCTACGAGGCCGAGGCAACCGGTGTCACGCCCGAGCGCATCGTCGACGCGGTATTCGCGTCGGTACGGACGCCATAA